In a single window of the Mesorhizobium shangrilense genome:
- a CDS encoding ABC transporter permease, giving the protein MTRVVLVRFAWTAAILLGVSFIAFMLMRALPGDFAVAAAGTTSVAPEVLEAIRRDMGLDQPLISQYLLWLGNALSGDFGTSFVTKRPVLEELPPRFIVTVQLTAVAAVIAMVMGVATGLASARLRGRVDWVVRIYNGLILAVPNFVVGTLIVLLFGLYFPHIPLFNYTPFLADPIGNIGSLLLPAFALALAVSVTISENTRAAVLEVANQDFVMVARAKGLRPRTIVANYLVRNALTPVITVTGLQVASLLGGSILVETIFAIPGMGQYLFDSITSRDYPVIQAIVLLAAAVVVCVNMLVDIAYARADARVKI; this is encoded by the coding sequence ATGACGCGCGTAGTCCTTGTCCGCTTCGCCTGGACGGCGGCGATCCTGCTTGGCGTGTCATTCATCGCGTTCATGCTGATGCGTGCGCTGCCGGGCGATTTCGCTGTCGCGGCAGCCGGCACCACGAGCGTCGCCCCGGAAGTGCTGGAAGCCATCCGGCGCGACATGGGGCTCGATCAGCCGCTGATCAGCCAGTATCTGCTCTGGCTGGGCAACGCGCTGTCGGGGGATTTCGGAACGTCATTCGTGACCAAGCGACCCGTGCTCGAGGAATTGCCGCCGCGCTTCATCGTCACCGTCCAGCTGACCGCCGTCGCGGCGGTCATCGCCATGGTGATGGGCGTGGCGACAGGCCTGGCTTCCGCGCGATTGCGCGGGCGGGTGGACTGGGTCGTGCGGATCTACAACGGATTGATCCTGGCGGTGCCGAACTTTGTCGTGGGCACCCTGATCGTGCTGCTGTTCGGCCTCTATTTCCCGCATATCCCGCTGTTCAACTACACGCCGTTTCTTGCCGATCCGATCGGCAACATCGGCAGTCTCCTGCTTCCCGCCTTTGCGCTCGCGCTGGCGGTCTCCGTGACGATCTCGGAGAACACGCGAGCCGCAGTGCTCGAAGTGGCAAACCAGGACTTCGTCATGGTCGCGCGGGCGAAAGGCCTGCGGCCGCGCACCATCGTGGCGAACTATCTCGTCCGCAATGCCCTGACGCCGGTGATCACGGTCACCGGACTGCAGGTGGCCTCCCTGCTCGGCGGCAGCATCCTCGTGGAGACCATCTTCGCCATTCCGGGCATGGGCCAGTATCTGTTCGATTCGATCACCAGCCGCGACTATCCCGTGATCCAGGCGATCGTTCTCCTGGCGGCGGCCGTCGTGGTCTGCGTGAACATGCTGGTCGACATTGCCTATGCGCGCGCCGATGCGAGGGTGAAGATATGA